In one Drosophila pseudoobscura strain MV-25-SWS-2005 chromosome X, UCI_Dpse_MV25, whole genome shotgun sequence genomic region, the following are encoded:
- the LOC6901963 gene encoding zinc finger protein 443-like isoform X1 has product MNNQCRACGSAMYNTKGRNLFQKKNAKLLLNFNLVTNNLALKKDPRVPSCICASCAESLNRAVIFRARALETQENLLQQRAGLPENDLPTDDETPGETSNSEVKAQDADSLMSGLENELGGKTGFDGTDAYETAQVADSLITSLQKDSGHEKKKSSITENIIKAPKQLADNSTFRSSPSTTPTSRSPLSTTPTSSSTRPSRLTSKNAAQSDKRHPLPKKILKRRSCTMNKLKCKFCEQTFVSPFELSCHMRSHTAETSCKCSYCDRAFSTKGNTIRHERTHTRQAAFVCPTCDMSFTLATVLKRHISLYHTQMSMSF; this is encoded by the exons ATGAATAATCAATGCCGAGCTTGTGGGTCTGCCATGTATAACACCAAAGGCAGGAACCTGTTCCAGAAGAAGAACGCCAAACTGTTGTTGAACTTCAATTTGGTGACGAACAACCTAGCG CTGAAAAAGGATCCGCGCGTACCCAGCTGCATATGTGCATCTTGTGCAGAATCTCTGAATCGCGCAGTCATATTCCGAGCACGCGCCCTCGAGACTCAGGAGAACTTGCTGCAACAACGCGCGGGACTGCCAGAAAACGATCTGCCAACAGACGACGAAACTCCTGGCGAAACATCCAATTCAGAGGTGAAAGCGCAGGATGCCGACTCCCTGATGAGTGGTCTGGAAAATGAGCTAGGCGGTAAAACTGGTTTCGACGGGACTGACGCCTATGAGACGGCGCAGGTTGCTGATTCACTGATTACGAGTCTGCAAAAGGACTCGGGACACGAAAAGAAGAAGAGCAGTATTACCGAAAATATCATCAAAGCTCCAAAACAATTGGCCGATAACTCCACCTTCAGATCCTCTCCATCCACTACTCCAACCTCCAGATCCCCTCTATCCACTACTCCAACCTCCAGTTCTACTCGACCCTCTCGTCTAACCTCCAAAAATGCCGCTCAATCTGACAAACGCCATCCTTTGCCCAAGAAAATCCTCAAGCGACGAAGCTGCACAATGAATAAGCTCAAATGCAA ATTTTGCGAGCAAACCTTTGTAAGCCCCTTTGAGCTCAGTTGCCACATGCGATCGCACACGGCGGAGACATCATGCAAGTGTTCATACTGTGACCGAGCGTTTTCAACTAAGGGAAACACCATCCGTCATGAGAG AACCCATACAAGGCAGGCGGCGTTTGTCTGCCCAACTTGTGACATGTCCTTCACCCTTGCTACTGTGCTGAAGAGACATATTAGTCTTTACCACACTCAAATGAGCATGTCATTTTAA
- the LOC6901963 gene encoding uncharacterized protein isoform X2, with product MNNQCRACGSAMYNTKGRNLFQKKNAKLLLNFNLVTNNLALKKDPRVPSCICASCAESLNRAVIFRARALETQENLLQQRAGLPENDLPTDDETPGETSNSEVKAQDADSLMSGLENELGGKTVQKIHK from the exons ATGAATAATCAATGCCGAGCTTGTGGGTCTGCCATGTATAACACCAAAGGCAGGAACCTGTTCCAGAAGAAGAACGCCAAACTGTTGTTGAACTTCAATTTGGTGACGAACAACCTAGCG CTGAAAAAGGATCCGCGCGTACCCAGCTGCATATGTGCATCTTGTGCAGAATCTCTGAATCGCGCAGTCATATTCCGAGCACGCGCCCTCGAGACTCAGGAGAACTTGCTGCAACAACGCGCGGGACTGCCAGAAAACGATCTGCCAACAGACGACGAAACTCCTGGCGAAACATCCAATTCAGAGGTGAAAGCGCAGGATGCCGACTCCCTGATGAGTGGTCTGGAAAATGAGCTAGGCGGTAAAACTG TACAAAAAATCCACAAATAG